A section of the Clostridium omnivorum genome encodes:
- a CDS encoding AbrB/MazE/SpoVT family DNA-binding domain-containing protein has product MKSTGVVRRVDELGRIVIPIELRRTLDIAEKDALEIYVDGEQIILKKYEPACIFCGDARDVINYKGKNICKACMAELKNDK; this is encoded by the coding sequence ATGAAATCAACAGGCGTAGTAAGAAGAGTAGACGAATTAGGAAGAATAGTTATTCCAATCGAATTGAGAAGAACTTTAGACATTGCTGAGAAGGATGCATTAGAAATCTATGTAGACGGAGAGCAAATAATATTAAAGAAGTATGAACCAGCTTGCATATTCTGTGGTGATGCTAGAGATGTTATTAACTACAAAGGTAAGAATATCTGCAAAGCTTGTATGGCAGAATTAAAGAACGATAAGTAA
- a CDS encoding HD domain-containing protein, with protein MGYSFEKKAANINVNHIFNYIMQSIHDDSAGIIFEIWDKENVLIELLPYMNELKTVGKCKYHIDDAFTHMNYVYKNFKAFLRGEIIIRGISNEMFSRSISGFSIGDYMSLAAFTHDIGKYRAYKNIGDSVSFKNHEFFGAEIMEEVCTKYNFPSEAKNLIINCIQAHMYPLNISKSDKSELIMKEFFEKYKEYVPYILVLAYCDLEGKRLYENKIEEKNHYRKLIEKIFFEYSTIMNSID; from the coding sequence ATGGGTTATTCTTTTGAAAAAAAAGCAGCTAATATAAATGTAAATCATATTTTTAACTATATAATGCAAAGCATTCATGATGATAGTGCTGGAATAATTTTTGAAATTTGGGATAAAGAAAATGTTCTAATTGAATTGTTGCCCTATATGAACGAATTAAAGACTGTAGGAAAGTGCAAGTACCATATAGATGATGCCTTCACACATATGAATTATGTATATAAGAATTTTAAGGCATTTTTGAGAGGAGAAATTATTATAAGAGGAATAAGCAATGAAATGTTCAGCAGGAGTATTAGTGGTTTTTCAATTGGGGATTATATGTCTCTTGCAGCTTTTACTCATGATATAGGAAAATATAGGGCTTATAAAAATATAGGGGATAGTGTAAGCTTTAAGAATCATGAATTTTTTGGAGCTGAAATAATGGAGGAAGTGTGTACTAAGTACAATTTTCCAAGCGAAGCTAAGAATTTAATTATAAATTGTATACAGGCTCATATGTATCCTCTTAATATAAGTAAAAGTGATAAGAGCGAACTAATAATGAAGGAGTTTTTTGAAAAATATAAGGAATATGTTCCATATATATTAGTATTAGCTTATTGTGACTTGGAAGGAAAGAGATTATATGAGAATAAAATAGAAGAGAAAAATCACTATAGAAAATTGATAGAAAAAATATTTTTTGAGTATAGCACAATTATGAATAGTATAGATTAA
- the fsa gene encoding fructose-6-phosphate aldolase has product MKIFIDTANVDEIRKAAALGVLDGVTTNPSLIAKEGRDLKEVIEEICGIVDGPISAEVISLEADKMVQEGRELVKLHKNIVIKIPMCEEGLKAVSVLSKEGIRTNVTLIFSAQQALLAAKAGASFVSPFMGRLDDIGNGGIQVIEDIAQIFDYYGLNTEIISASIRNPMHVLDVAKAGSHIATIPYGVIMQMIKHPLTDAGIAKFMADYNKSQK; this is encoded by the coding sequence ATGAAAATTTTTATTGACACCGCTAATGTAGACGAAATTAGAAAGGCTGCAGCTTTAGGGGTTTTAGATGGAGTTACAACAAATCCATCATTAATAGCTAAAGAAGGAAGAGATTTAAAAGAGGTTATTGAAGAAATATGTGGAATAGTTGATGGACCTATAAGTGCAGAAGTTATAAGTCTTGAAGCTGATAAGATGGTACAAGAAGGAAGAGAACTGGTAAAACTACATAAAAACATAGTTATAAAAATACCTATGTGTGAAGAGGGATTAAAAGCTGTTAGTGTACTTTCCAAAGAAGGAATAAGGACTAATGTTACTTTAATATTCTCAGCACAACAAGCTCTTCTTGCAGCAAAAGCTGGAGCTAGCTTTGTAAGTCCATTTATGGGAAGACTTGATGATATAGGAAATGGTGGAATTCAAGTTATAGAAGATATAGCTCAAATATTTGACTACTATGGATTAAATACAGAAATAATATCAGCAAGTATAAGAAATCCAATGCACGTTCTAGATGTTGCAAAGGCAGGATCACATATAGCAACTATACCTTATGGTGTTATCATGCAAATGATAAAGCACCCACTAACAGATGCAGGTATAGCTAAATTTATGGCTGATTATAATAAGTCACAAAAGTAA